A part of Myxococcus landrumus genomic DNA contains:
- a CDS encoding serine/threonine-protein kinase translates to MAADSESTFRIQARAELHGSERGRGEAGRGERGPGTLAGEYVLKALLASGGHGSVYEAEHRILGRRAAVKVLHPHLADQGEMLKRFVREARVVNQIRHPNIVDVYDFGLMPDGSPYYVMELLTGRTLGQVVQERGRLSASRARAYLEPVCGALEAAHRAGVVHRDLKASNILVVEEGEKPRVKLLDFGIAKLLHAEASQEGLTIAGQRLGTAHAMAPEQFRGGAIGAHTDIYALGVLLHQLLTGRYPFLCEDRMELERLHLEAPPPRPSAIAPVSPAVDAVVLRCLEKDASRRYGGVSAFLAALADAAEEPVQPTHRSRLALGVHAEVVLPTAAQDDDALYAALADVLDSLEQGLRAGGFLLALQSGTTLLAVRPLENGAPTPERTAYLREAERALRLLQQTAQKLAEPARARVHLCLHLGQAETRGDSTESEVVGGPVTDVGAWRLRGPEGFALTPAAAIAMEFPDPIHTSRG, encoded by the coding sequence ATGGCGGCTGACTCCGAGAGCACCTTCCGCATCCAGGCGCGTGCGGAGCTGCATGGCTCCGAGCGAGGACGGGGGGAGGCGGGGCGGGGAGAGCGGGGACCCGGCACGCTCGCGGGTGAGTATGTCCTCAAGGCCCTGTTGGCCTCGGGGGGCCACGGGAGCGTCTACGAGGCCGAGCACCGCATCCTGGGCCGAAGGGCCGCGGTGAAGGTGCTGCACCCCCACCTGGCGGATCAGGGCGAGATGCTCAAGCGCTTCGTGCGCGAGGCCCGCGTGGTGAACCAGATTCGCCACCCCAACATCGTGGACGTCTATGACTTCGGGCTGATGCCCGACGGCAGCCCCTACTACGTCATGGAGCTGCTCACCGGACGGACGCTCGGTCAGGTGGTGCAGGAGCGCGGCAGGCTGTCCGCGTCCCGCGCCCGCGCGTACCTGGAGCCCGTGTGCGGCGCGCTGGAGGCCGCCCACCGCGCGGGCGTGGTCCACCGTGATTTGAAGGCCAGCAACATCCTCGTCGTGGAGGAGGGCGAGAAGCCCCGGGTGAAGCTGCTCGACTTCGGCATCGCCAAGCTGCTGCACGCGGAGGCGTCACAAGAAGGGCTCACCATCGCCGGCCAGCGGCTGGGCACCGCCCACGCCATGGCCCCCGAGCAGTTCCGGGGCGGCGCCATCGGCGCCCACACGGACATCTACGCGCTGGGCGTGCTCCTGCATCAGCTCCTCACCGGCCGCTACCCCTTCCTCTGCGAGGACCGGATGGAATTGGAGCGGCTGCACCTGGAGGCCCCGCCGCCCCGCCCCAGCGCCATCGCCCCCGTCTCCCCCGCCGTGGACGCGGTGGTGCTGCGCTGTCTGGAAAAAGACGCCAGCCGCCGCTACGGCGGGGTGAGCGCCTTCCTCGCCGCGCTCGCGGACGCGGCCGAGGAGCCCGTGCAGCCCACGCACCGCTCCCGGCTGGCGCTCGGCGTCCACGCGGAGGTGGTGCTGCCCACCGCCGCGCAGGATGACGACGCCCTGTACGCCGCGCTCGCGGACGTGCTCGACAGCCTGGAGCAGGGCCTGCGCGCGGGCGGCTTCCTGCTCGCGCTCCAGTCCGGCACCACGCTGCTCGCCGTGCGTCCGCTGGAGAACGGGGCCCCCACCCCGGAGCGCACCGCCTATCTGCGCGAGGCCGAGCGCGCCCTGCGCCTGCTGCAACAGACCGCGCAGAAGCTCGCCGAACCCGCGCGGGCCCGCGTCCATCTCTGCCTGCACCTGGGTCAGGCGGAGACACGCGGTGACTCCACCGAATCCGAAGTCGTCGGTGGCCCCGTCACCGACGTGGGTGCCTGGCGACTGCGTGGACCGGAGGGCTTCGCCCTCACGCCCGCGGCCGCCATCGCGATGGAATTCCCAGACCCCATCCACACCTCCCGAGGATGA
- a CDS encoding protein kinase domain-containing protein: protein MPRCQTCGRRWEGSHAPCPPNAPSDGVGRLTPEEMEPPRIPGYRVDGVLAHGGFGVLLGAWRESDQQRVAIKLARTGNALARAQLLRESAALRVLGPPTVPALYEVGVLAGDVRFLVMEHVPLPTLAERLARASGPVPAPELPALALSVADTVARVHEQGLAHCDLKPEHLFLNEDGGGQVRVFDFGLVRGTSPVEGATLPGEGLSVSDNSDFAGTAEYMAPEQCAGNSDVDTRTDVYALGVLLYEMLTGRPPFFGPTPDVLQAHLALRPPPPSDFAPVPPALEEVVLRCLAKERARRPEDASALANALRAAFSHAHRPVDPVTPRPSAPGEPRPAQVRRSVAVLFLTSRANPVSVQKGLASYGGHLAFTDGPRIAAVFDPDVGENPVRRAMRAAEGLAERGLATHALVDVSAVTVQRRPTGTPRYLGAIFSRADRYPTGPDAHGLLLSPAAAEAVPEVPCMEVPGHPGVLRPASPGAAPRPDITVLQLGSEVLVGRELELASLVDSARTAMGGAAPTLVTVMGERGLGKSHLAAALARELQVQLPLARIYSTRSREPVQGDPDGTLRTLLRCALNAFERDDTDTEEQGRAAIMLRLGPTLGTELWPGVAATLGWYAPGGPELQSWAAAPGALRSLAMRATGEMLASTARERPLCLVIDDAHFAEETALDALEYACLAEASVPIWVCVLARPGFEKSRPLWGTRAARQVTLSLRALSAPQAQEMCRMLLKPVENVPAQAVERIVERAQHVPLYMVELVRGLKRQGLVRQRAPGGSWYLVTDGLEKVPELRLVEWLADRELGALPPALAAHARLCALLGTDFTAATAEGVVRELERDGAAGGFPLDAGHATRRLLDSGLLVSHRLEGLSFRNELLRDAVAATLPAAERQRIHRAAYRYYLGHAGSSERQRLPRLALHAAAADMRDEAAALSIDLAESARGRHAFLEAEAMYTRALELLDTEDELRCLTALRGRGLMRIRIGRYDDSLADFAAALERARRRGDKRAEVELLLDEAMALDWVNDYPTSEARALEAQEKSASVGSPYVQGRLLLAVGRALFRKGEWAEAREPLEAAAEIARRLGDAGYETQVVSQLLLAVMLPNLGDIDETDRVLSEVVASCTERGDLFHLGSAINNRRNLWVARRDLASALKDQERFMHLGRELGMVGWEYFAEHNLGELHYQAGDAEAAAPHISRAITLERRHPEVAPRPWALLLQARTLAWMGRQTRAREMLAQVRQVLTESRNGTEPSPSEEVLISMVELATREASADDWRTLRERSSQVSVEQEPLEVLEMMGLAALRRGEPREAVHILTDALQLASRIPNLMEARLRRSLERARDLRENQRHSS, encoded by the coding sequence GTGCCGCGCTGCCAGACATGTGGGCGGCGCTGGGAAGGCTCCCATGCGCCATGCCCGCCAAACGCTCCCTCGGACGGGGTCGGACGGCTGACGCCCGAGGAGATGGAGCCCCCGCGCATCCCTGGCTATCGCGTCGATGGCGTGCTCGCGCATGGCGGCTTCGGCGTGCTGCTGGGTGCCTGGCGCGAGTCAGACCAACAGCGTGTGGCCATCAAGCTGGCGCGAACGGGCAATGCCCTGGCGCGCGCGCAGCTCCTCCGGGAGTCCGCCGCGCTGCGCGTGCTGGGGCCTCCCACCGTGCCCGCGCTGTACGAAGTGGGAGTGCTGGCCGGTGACGTGCGCTTCCTCGTCATGGAGCACGTGCCCTTGCCCACGCTGGCGGAGCGGCTGGCGCGCGCCTCGGGGCCCGTGCCGGCGCCGGAGCTTCCCGCCCTGGCCCTGTCCGTGGCGGACACCGTGGCGCGCGTCCATGAGCAGGGCCTGGCCCACTGCGACCTGAAGCCCGAGCACCTCTTCCTCAACGAGGATGGCGGCGGCCAGGTGCGCGTCTTCGACTTCGGGCTGGTGCGAGGCACCTCCCCCGTGGAGGGCGCCACGCTGCCCGGCGAGGGACTCTCCGTCAGCGACAACTCCGACTTCGCGGGCACCGCGGAGTACATGGCGCCCGAGCAGTGCGCGGGAAACTCGGACGTGGACACGCGCACGGATGTGTATGCGCTGGGGGTGCTGCTCTACGAGATGCTCACCGGCCGGCCGCCCTTCTTCGGCCCCACGCCGGACGTGCTGCAAGCACATCTGGCGTTGCGCCCTCCGCCGCCCTCCGACTTCGCGCCGGTGCCTCCCGCGCTGGAGGAAGTCGTGCTGCGATGTCTGGCCAAGGAGCGCGCCCGACGGCCCGAGGATGCCTCCGCGCTCGCGAATGCGCTGCGCGCGGCCTTCAGCCATGCGCACCGTCCCGTCGACCCGGTGACACCTCGGCCCTCCGCGCCCGGGGAGCCTCGGCCCGCGCAGGTGCGGCGCTCGGTCGCCGTGCTCTTCCTCACCTCGCGCGCCAACCCCGTCAGCGTGCAGAAGGGGCTGGCCTCCTACGGCGGACATCTGGCCTTCACCGATGGGCCACGCATCGCCGCCGTGTTCGACCCGGACGTGGGAGAGAACCCCGTGCGCCGCGCCATGCGCGCCGCGGAAGGACTGGCCGAGCGGGGCCTTGCCACCCACGCCCTGGTGGACGTGTCCGCCGTCACCGTGCAGCGCCGCCCCACTGGCACGCCGCGCTACCTGGGCGCCATCTTCTCGCGCGCGGACCGCTACCCCACGGGCCCCGATGCGCATGGGCTCCTGCTGTCACCCGCCGCCGCGGAAGCGGTGCCCGAAGTGCCCTGCATGGAAGTCCCCGGCCACCCCGGCGTGCTGCGTCCCGCGTCTCCGGGCGCGGCGCCTCGCCCCGACATCACCGTGCTGCAGTTGGGCAGCGAGGTGCTGGTGGGCCGCGAGCTGGAGCTGGCCTCGCTGGTGGACAGCGCGCGGACGGCGATGGGCGGAGCCGCCCCCACGCTGGTCACCGTCATGGGCGAACGAGGACTGGGCAAGAGCCACCTCGCCGCCGCGCTGGCCCGCGAGCTCCAGGTGCAGCTGCCGCTCGCGCGCATCTACAGCACGCGCTCGCGTGAGCCCGTGCAGGGCGACCCGGACGGCACGCTGCGCACGCTCTTGCGCTGCGCCCTCAACGCCTTCGAGCGCGACGACACGGACACGGAGGAGCAGGGCCGCGCGGCCATCATGCTGCGGCTGGGCCCCACGCTGGGCACGGAGCTGTGGCCCGGCGTGGCCGCGACGCTGGGGTGGTACGCACCAGGCGGGCCGGAGCTGCAGAGCTGGGCGGCGGCGCCCGGCGCGCTGCGCTCCTTGGCCATGCGCGCCACGGGGGAGATGCTCGCCTCCACCGCGCGCGAGCGTCCGCTGTGCCTGGTCATCGACGACGCGCACTTCGCGGAGGAGACCGCGCTGGACGCGCTGGAGTACGCGTGCCTGGCCGAGGCCAGCGTCCCCATCTGGGTCTGCGTGCTCGCGCGCCCGGGGTTCGAGAAGAGCCGCCCCTTGTGGGGGACTCGCGCGGCGCGACAAGTCACGTTGTCCTTGCGTGCGCTCTCCGCGCCCCAGGCGCAGGAGATGTGCCGCATGCTCCTCAAGCCCGTGGAGAACGTGCCCGCGCAGGCGGTGGAGCGCATCGTCGAGCGCGCGCAGCACGTGCCGCTCTACATGGTGGAGCTGGTGCGCGGCCTCAAGCGCCAGGGCCTGGTGCGCCAGCGCGCGCCAGGGGGGAGCTGGTACCTGGTCACCGACGGCTTGGAGAAGGTGCCCGAGCTGCGGCTGGTGGAGTGGCTGGCGGACCGCGAGCTGGGGGCGCTGCCGCCCGCCCTGGCCGCTCACGCGCGGCTGTGCGCGCTGCTGGGCACGGACTTCACCGCGGCCACGGCCGAGGGCGTGGTGCGGGAGCTGGAGCGCGACGGCGCGGCGGGAGGCTTCCCGCTGGATGCGGGCCACGCGACGCGGCGGCTGCTCGACTCGGGGCTCCTCGTCTCGCATCGGCTGGAGGGCTTGAGCTTCCGCAACGAGCTCCTGCGCGACGCGGTGGCCGCCACCCTCCCCGCCGCCGAGCGCCAGCGCATCCACCGCGCGGCCTATCGCTACTACCTGGGTCACGCGGGCTCGAGCGAGCGACAGCGCCTGCCCCGCCTCGCGCTGCACGCCGCCGCCGCGGACATGCGGGACGAGGCCGCCGCGCTCTCCATCGACCTGGCCGAGTCCGCGCGCGGACGCCACGCGTTCCTCGAAGCGGAGGCCATGTACACGCGCGCCCTGGAGCTGCTGGACACCGAGGATGAGCTGCGCTGCCTCACCGCGCTGCGGGGCCGGGGGCTGATGCGCATCCGCATCGGTCGGTATGACGACTCGCTGGCGGACTTCGCCGCCGCCCTGGAGCGCGCGCGCCGACGGGGCGACAAGCGGGCGGAGGTGGAGCTGCTGCTCGACGAGGCCATGGCCCTGGACTGGGTGAATGACTATCCAACCAGCGAGGCCCGCGCGCTCGAAGCCCAGGAGAAGTCCGCGAGCGTGGGCTCCCCCTACGTGCAGGGACGGCTGCTGCTCGCGGTGGGCCGCGCGCTGTTCCGCAAGGGCGAGTGGGCGGAGGCCCGCGAGCCGCTGGAGGCCGCGGCGGAAATCGCCCGACGCCTGGGGGACGCGGGCTACGAGACGCAGGTGGTGTCGCAGCTCCTCTTGGCCGTCATGCTCCCCAACCTGGGCGACATCGACGAGACGGACCGGGTGCTCTCGGAGGTCGTCGCCTCGTGCACGGAGCGCGGAGACCTCTTCCACCTGGGCAGCGCCATCAACAACCGCCGCAACCTGTGGGTGGCGCGGAGGGATTTGGCCAGCGCGCTGAAGGACCAGGAGCGCTTCATGCACCTGGGGCGCGAGCTGGGCATGGTGGGCTGGGAGTACTTCGCCGAGCACAACCTCGGAGAGCTGCACTACCAGGCCGGAGACGCAGAGGCCGCCGCGCCCCACATCTCACGGGCCATCACCCTGGAGCGCAGACACCCCGAGGTGGCGCCACGGCCCTGGGCGCTGCTGCTCCAGGCGCGCACGCTCGCGTGGATGGGGCGGCAGACACGGGCCCGAGAAATGCTCGCGCAGGTGCGGCAGGTGCTCACCGAGAGCCGCAACGGCACGGAGCCGAGCCCGTCGGAGGAGGTGCTCATCTCCATGGTGGAGCTGGCGACGCGGGAGGCCTCGGCGGACGACTGGCGCACCCTGCGGGAGCGCTCCAGTCAGGTGTCCGTGGAGCAGGAGCCGCTCGAGGTGCTGGAGATGATGGGCCTGGCGGCGCTGCGGCGCGGTGAGCCCCGCGAGGCCGTGCACATCCTGACCGACGCGCTCCAACTGGCCTCGCGGATTCCCAACCTCATGGAAGCCCGCCTCCGTCGTTCACTGGAGCGCGCACGCGACCTCAGGGAAAATCAAAGACACTCCTCATGA
- a CDS encoding PAS domain S-box protein encodes MTTLDDLTTCAGLALAPPSSTGACLILISTTTPAAIGRAFRLEPGEHIIGRGSDATVRIDDHGVSRKHARIVRAPDGGCHVTDLESTNGTLLNGTPIATAELQEGDRLQIGTVTVFRFSKREVLEQREEQLRQALSAARVGIWDWNAQSGRVTWSEQVDRLLGLPVGKLSGRAMELEEVVHPGDLPRVREALSIALEKKTQVDVDYRIEPPGSGWRWISCKGDVLCDAAGVPARVTGTVMDITARKQAEQELNRQALIFESIYDGVVITDLGGGIIDWNASAERMFGRNKSEAMGQTLFRVLHPDEPDRMTGMVLAGLEKQGRWSGELEFKRRDGTTCWCESVVVPLRDSEGRAIANIMVHRDTSERKQLQAHLVVADRLASVGTLGAGVAHEINNPLAYMLVNLHLVREGLERMESHVPAAAIASLQQLVRETTEGAERIATIVRDLKVFARGEQEVRLMPVDVRRAVELACKMADNVIRHRARLVTEFEPVAPVEASESRLCQVFLNLLLNAAQAIPEDGSPEYEHEIRVIIRAGDRGRVLVEVRDTGMGMTPEVMDRIFDPFFTTKPVGVGTGLGLSICHGIIESMGGSIHAESEPGRGSTFRVVLRAATRELEVLPRLQSVVQVNARARILVVDDEPNVTLALQRSLAADHEVATANSAQAALRLLNEGSRFDLILCDVMMPGMTGMDLYHELGRCAPEQAGRMVFMTGGAFTPRTVSFLREVPNLKISKPLDLTQLRELVGRSAEAGR; translated from the coding sequence ATGACGACCTTGGATGACCTCACGACCTGCGCCGGACTGGCGCTGGCTCCACCGTCCTCGACGGGCGCCTGTCTCATCCTCATCAGCACGACGACGCCGGCCGCCATCGGCCGCGCGTTCCGGCTGGAGCCCGGGGAGCACATCATCGGCCGGGGCTCGGATGCCACCGTCCGCATCGACGACCACGGGGTGTCGCGCAAGCATGCCCGCATCGTCCGTGCCCCCGACGGGGGCTGCCATGTCACGGACCTGGAATCCACCAACGGCACGCTGCTCAACGGCACGCCCATCGCCACGGCGGAGCTCCAGGAGGGGGACCGCCTCCAGATTGGCACCGTCACCGTGTTCCGCTTCTCCAAGCGCGAGGTGTTGGAGCAGCGCGAGGAGCAGCTGCGCCAGGCGCTGTCCGCCGCGCGCGTGGGCATCTGGGACTGGAATGCCCAGAGCGGCCGGGTGACGTGGAGCGAACAGGTGGACCGGCTCCTGGGGTTGCCCGTGGGCAAGCTGTCCGGCCGCGCCATGGAGCTGGAGGAGGTGGTGCACCCGGGAGACCTGCCCCGGGTGCGCGAGGCGCTCTCCATCGCGCTGGAGAAGAAGACGCAGGTGGATGTGGACTATCGGATTGAGCCGCCCGGCAGCGGGTGGCGGTGGATATCCTGCAAGGGAGACGTGCTGTGTGACGCGGCGGGGGTGCCGGCGCGGGTGACGGGCACGGTGATGGACATCACCGCGCGCAAGCAGGCGGAGCAGGAGCTGAACCGCCAGGCGCTCATCTTCGAGAGCATCTACGACGGCGTGGTGATTACGGACCTGGGCGGCGGCATCATCGACTGGAACGCCAGCGCGGAGCGGATGTTCGGCCGCAACAAGTCGGAGGCGATGGGGCAGACGTTGTTCCGCGTGCTCCACCCGGACGAGCCGGACCGGATGACGGGCATGGTGCTGGCGGGCCTGGAGAAGCAGGGGCGCTGGAGCGGGGAGCTGGAGTTCAAGCGCCGCGATGGCACCACGTGCTGGTGCGAGTCGGTGGTGGTGCCGCTGCGCGACAGCGAGGGGCGCGCCATCGCCAACATCATGGTCCACCGCGACACCTCGGAGCGAAAGCAGCTCCAGGCGCACCTGGTGGTGGCGGACCGGCTGGCGTCGGTGGGCACGCTGGGGGCGGGCGTGGCGCATGAAATCAACAACCCCCTGGCCTACATGCTGGTCAACCTGCACCTCGTGCGGGAGGGCCTGGAGCGGATGGAGAGCCATGTCCCCGCGGCGGCCATCGCCTCGCTGCAGCAGTTGGTGCGCGAGACGACGGAGGGCGCCGAGCGCATCGCCACCATCGTCCGCGACTTGAAGGTCTTCGCGCGCGGTGAGCAGGAGGTGCGGCTGATGCCGGTGGATGTGCGCCGCGCGGTGGAGCTGGCGTGCAAGATGGCGGACAACGTCATCCGTCACCGCGCCCGGCTGGTGACGGAGTTCGAGCCGGTGGCGCCGGTGGAGGCCAGCGAGTCGCGGCTGTGCCAGGTGTTCCTCAACCTGCTGCTCAACGCGGCGCAGGCGATTCCGGAGGATGGCTCGCCCGAGTACGAGCATGAGATTCGCGTCATCATCCGCGCGGGGGACCGGGGGCGGGTGCTGGTGGAGGTGCGGGACACGGGCATGGGGATGACGCCCGAGGTGATGGACCGCATCTTCGACCCGTTCTTCACCACCAAGCCGGTGGGCGTGGGCACGGGGCTGGGGCTGTCCATCTGTCACGGCATCATCGAGTCGATGGGGGGCTCCATCCACGCGGAGAGCGAGCCGGGCCGCGGGAGCACCTTCCGCGTGGTGTTGCGCGCGGCCACGCGGGAGCTGGAGGTGCTGCCCCGCTTGCAGTCGGTGGTGCAGGTGAACGCGCGGGCGCGCATCCTCGTCGTGGATGACGAGCCCAACGTGACGCTGGCGCTCCAGCGCTCGCTGGCGGCGGACCACGAGGTCGCCACGGCGAACAGCGCGCAGGCGGCGCTGCGGCTGCTCAATGAAGGCAGCCGCTTCGACCTCATCTTGTGCGACGTGATGATGCCGGGGATGACGGGCATGGACCTGTACCACGAGCTGGGGCGCTGCGCCCCGGAGCAGGCGGGCCGCATGGTGTTCATGACCGGAGGCGCCTTCACGCCCCGCACGGTGTCCTTCCTGCGGGAGGTGCCGAACCTGAAAATCTCCAAGCCGCTGGACCTCACGCAGCTTCGGGAGCTGGTGGGACGCTCGGCGGAGGCGGGTCGATGA
- a CDS encoding OPT/YSL family transporter, translating to MSEPAASPVTQDAGVARVEQEARARPTESGEPRESTARALGMGGVIGALLAVTNVSMGLKLGWWESGSVMAAVLGFGGMAAVSRARGSPYTPLENNLTQVTAVSVGAMPAAAGLLGPLPALMLLGMDVPGVAVAAWSVALGVLGVLAAHLLRRRLMEEEALPFPTGIATAELITAMHASAPQENQGRGVWLAVAGLVSTGVTVLRDILQRLPGMVAVPGSVGGVPAASLAWGVAWSPMLVAVGMMAGLHLGLSMLLGALVAWGGLSPWLVSTGVVKEAGYDPLLAWLTWPGVGLLVGSALVSLLAQAGDFRSAAKDLRSLGRGELLPRWAWGWGAGAGMLTLGLGVTVFGLSVSQVLLSLMLLLPLCAVCARGAGQVDVSPVTQVGQLSQVAAGVALPGSVASNVAVGGLVSGAAAQTGVSLWALKAGHLLGASSRRMLAAQLLGVLVGSLVSVPAFLLLTRAYGLGSQALPAPFSHQFRAVAELAARGLEGMPAHAALAGGVAAGVGALLTLLARGRAARWVPSPVAMGIGFILPAYFAVTLCLGGVVAAVARWRWPQVTGRNVPALAAGAIAAESLVGVLIGALKLLGFMS from the coding sequence ATGAGCGAGCCCGCGGCTTCGCCCGTGACGCAGGATGCTGGTGTGGCGCGCGTGGAGCAGGAGGCGCGGGCGCGTCCCACGGAGAGCGGCGAGCCGAGGGAGTCGACGGCGCGAGCCCTGGGCATGGGCGGAGTGATTGGCGCGCTGCTGGCGGTCACCAACGTGTCCATGGGGTTGAAGCTGGGCTGGTGGGAGAGCGGCTCGGTGATGGCGGCGGTGCTGGGCTTCGGAGGGATGGCGGCGGTGTCTCGCGCGAGGGGCTCGCCGTACACGCCGCTGGAGAACAACCTCACGCAGGTGACGGCGGTGTCGGTGGGCGCGATGCCCGCGGCGGCGGGGCTCCTGGGGCCCCTGCCCGCGCTGATGCTGCTGGGGATGGACGTGCCTGGAGTGGCCGTGGCCGCGTGGAGCGTGGCGCTGGGCGTGCTTGGCGTGCTGGCCGCGCACCTGCTGCGGCGGCGGTTGATGGAGGAGGAGGCGCTGCCCTTTCCCACGGGCATCGCCACCGCGGAGCTCATCACCGCGATGCATGCCTCGGCGCCCCAGGAGAACCAGGGGCGCGGCGTGTGGCTGGCGGTGGCGGGGCTGGTGTCCACGGGTGTCACGGTGCTGCGGGACATCCTCCAGCGGCTGCCGGGCATGGTGGCGGTGCCGGGCTCGGTGGGCGGTGTCCCGGCCGCGTCGCTGGCGTGGGGCGTGGCGTGGAGTCCCATGCTGGTGGCGGTGGGGATGATGGCGGGGCTGCACCTGGGGCTGAGCATGCTGCTGGGCGCGCTGGTGGCGTGGGGTGGACTGTCTCCCTGGCTCGTGAGCACGGGCGTGGTGAAGGAGGCGGGCTATGACCCTCTCCTTGCGTGGCTCACCTGGCCCGGGGTGGGGTTGCTGGTGGGCTCCGCGCTGGTGTCGCTGCTGGCGCAGGCGGGAGACTTCCGGAGCGCGGCGAAGGACTTGCGCTCACTGGGACGCGGTGAGCTGCTGCCCCGGTGGGCGTGGGGGTGGGGCGCCGGGGCGGGGATGCTGACGCTGGGGCTGGGCGTGACGGTGTTCGGCCTGAGTGTGTCCCAGGTGTTGTTGTCACTGATGCTGCTGTTGCCACTGTGTGCGGTCTGCGCGCGAGGCGCCGGACAGGTGGATGTCTCACCCGTGACACAGGTGGGGCAGCTGTCGCAGGTGGCCGCGGGGGTGGCGCTGCCTGGGAGCGTGGCCTCCAACGTGGCGGTGGGCGGGCTGGTGTCTGGCGCCGCGGCGCAGACGGGCGTGAGCCTGTGGGCCCTCAAGGCGGGACATCTGCTGGGGGCCTCCTCGCGGCGGATGCTGGCGGCGCAGCTCCTGGGCGTGCTGGTGGGCTCGCTGGTGAGCGTGCCGGCATTTCTGCTGCTGACGCGGGCGTATGGCCTGGGCTCGCAGGCGTTGCCCGCGCCCTTCTCACATCAATTCCGCGCGGTGGCGGAGCTGGCGGCGCGCGGGCTGGAGGGGATGCCGGCGCACGCGGCGCTCGCGGGGGGCGTGGCCGCTGGAGTGGGGGCGCTCCTGACGCTGCTGGCGCGCGGGCGCGCGGCGCGGTGGGTGCCTTCTCCCGTGGCCATGGGCATTGGCTTCATCCTCCCCGCCTACTTCGCGGTGACGCTGTGCCTGGGGGGCGTCGTCGCGGCCGTCGCACGGTGGCGCTGGCCCCAGGTGACAGGGCGCAACGTGCCCGCGCTGGCGGCGGGGGCCATCGCCGCGGAGTCGCTGGTGGGCGTGCTCATCGGCGCGCTCAAGCTGCTGGGCTTCATGTCCTAG
- a CDS encoding serine/threonine-protein kinase, which translates to MNGLLVLDAPEGTDIAGYTVEGLLGAGGCGVVYRASRDGQSVALKLQSLEHLGDRAVREVDTLTRLTHHNVVGFRGGGLFPPEAPEWLYLAMEYVRGRPLAQWVEEENPGARRVAELALGMARGLEAAHASDVLHRDIKEANVLVREEDGTPVLMDFGVGESAQAPRPPRGVLPPGTPRYRSPEALMFRREGREGVYPPTAADDLYALGVVLYWMLTARHPFENVETPEGELAVIHHPPVTPGALNRRVPWVLSELCLRLLSKEPWRRGTASTCRMALEVALDSAEAAWDVPLFPDASELPADLQGQGTASRGRRTTQTGGLPAYPGSVEPAETPRLVVHARPVSRRGHRRELPLTLLALGVGACLMGGAWWARRWHPAVLATALSSRMRVSEPGTRSGTGPTGRRTPESLPSRRPGAPVPAP; encoded by the coding sequence ATGAACGGTCTTCTCGTCCTGGATGCCCCCGAGGGCACGGACATCGCCGGCTACACGGTGGAGGGGTTGTTGGGCGCCGGAGGCTGCGGCGTGGTGTATCGAGCCTCTCGTGATGGGCAATCCGTGGCGCTCAAGCTCCAGTCCCTGGAGCACCTGGGCGACCGCGCCGTGCGAGAGGTGGACACCCTGACGCGGCTGACCCACCACAACGTGGTGGGCTTCCGAGGCGGAGGACTGTTTCCTCCCGAGGCGCCGGAGTGGCTCTATCTGGCCATGGAGTACGTCCGAGGGCGCCCGCTGGCGCAGTGGGTGGAAGAGGAGAACCCCGGCGCGCGCCGCGTGGCGGAGCTGGCGCTGGGGATGGCGCGAGGACTGGAGGCGGCGCACGCGTCGGACGTGCTCCACCGCGACATCAAGGAAGCCAACGTCCTGGTGCGCGAGGAGGACGGCACGCCCGTCCTGATGGACTTCGGCGTGGGAGAGTCCGCACAAGCACCGCGTCCTCCGCGCGGCGTCCTTCCTCCAGGCACGCCACGATATCGCAGCCCGGAGGCGCTGATGTTCCGGCGCGAGGGGCGCGAGGGCGTCTACCCGCCCACCGCCGCGGATGACCTGTATGCGCTGGGCGTCGTCCTCTACTGGATGCTGACGGCGCGCCATCCCTTCGAGAACGTGGAGACACCCGAGGGAGAGCTGGCCGTCATCCACCATCCTCCCGTGACGCCCGGGGCCCTCAACCGGCGCGTGCCCTGGGTGCTCAGCGAGCTGTGCCTGCGACTGCTGTCGAAGGAGCCCTGGCGGCGAGGCACCGCGAGCACGTGCCGCATGGCGCTGGAGGTGGCGCTGGACAGCGCCGAGGCGGCCTGGGACGTGCCGCTGTTTCCGGACGCCTCCGAGCTGCCCGCGGACCTCCAGGGACAAGGGACCGCGTCGCGAGGCCGCCGCACGACGCAGACAGGTGGCCTGCCCGCGTACCCGGGTTCAGTGGAGCCGGCCGAGACACCTCGGCTCGTCGTGCATGCCCGACCGGTGTCGCGGCGCGGGCACCGCCGGGAGCTTCCGCTCACCCTGCTCGCGCTGGGCGTGGGGGCGTGCTTGATGGGCGGCGCGTGGTGGGCGCGACGCTGGCATCCCGCCGTCCTCGCGACCGCGCTGAGCAGCCGCATGCGCGTGTCGGAGCCGGGGACACGCTCAGGGACAGGGCCCACCGGACGGCGCACACCGGAGTCCCTGCCCTCCCGCCGGCCCGGGGCGCCCGTTCCCGCGCCCTGA